In Drosophila teissieri strain GT53w chromosome 2R, Prin_Dtei_1.1, whole genome shotgun sequence, the following proteins share a genomic window:
- the LOC122614641 gene encoding uncharacterized protein LOC122614641: protein MAGSPGVKDKLNLIVGGDICEVYRDGFNCGSFGFWCGVLGLAVFVLFLGYFHLNRERIDPTE from the coding sequence ATGGCTGGATCACCTGGCGTCAAGGATAAGCTGAATCTGATTGTTGGCGGCGACATTTGCGAGGTATACCGGGATGGCTTCAACTGCGGGTCCTTTGGCTTTTGGTGCGGAGTCCTCGGACTGGCCGTCTTCGTGCTTTTCCTGGGCTACTTTCATTTAAATCGGGAGCGAATAGATCCGACGGAATGA